The Tenrec ecaudatus isolate mTenEca1 chromosome 14, mTenEca1.hap1, whole genome shotgun sequence genome contains a region encoding:
- the LOC142425597 gene encoding olfactory receptor 4F3/4F16/4F29-like — MDEANHSMVSEFLFLGLSNSWDIQIGLFVFAFVFNVASMMGNFLIVLTVTYDPHLHSPMYFLLANLSFIDLGVSSVISPKMIYDVFRKYKVISFGGCVAQIFFLHIIVGVEMVLLTAMAFDRYVAICKPLHYLTIMSPKVCILLLCAAWILGLIHALIQLVFVIKLPFCGPNVLDSFYCDLPQLIKLACIDTHRLEFMVLANNGFISVASFFILIISYIFILFTVWKHSSGLSKALSTLSTHIMVVILFFGPCIFIYTRPHSTSHLDKHLTFFDASLTPFLNSVIYTLRNKDMKAAMRSVCSQLLLYRKIS, encoded by the coding sequence ATGGATGAAGCAAATCACTCTATGGTGTCAGAGTTTTTGTTTCTAGGACTCTCCAATTCCTGGGACATCCAAATTGGTCTCTTCGTATTCGCCTTTGTATTTAATGTGGCAAGCATGATGGGAAACTTCCTCATTGTCCTTACTGTGACTTATGACCCTCACTTACACTCTCCCATGTACTTCCTGTTGGCGAATCTCTCCTTTATTGACCTGGGTGTTTCTTCTGTCATTTCCCCCAAGATGATTTATGATGTTTTCAGAAAATATAAAGTCATCTCTTTTGGAGGCTGCGTTGCTCAGATCTTCTTCCTTCACATCATTGTTGGTGTGGAGATGGTGCTGCTCACAGCCATGGCCTTTGACAGATATGTGGCCATCTGTAAGCCTCTCCACTATTTAACAATTATGAGCCCTAAAGTGTGCATTTTACTTCTATGTGCTGCCTGGATACTTGGTTTGATCCATGCTTTGATTCAACTAGTTTTTGTTATAAAATTGCCATTTTGTGGTCCTAATGTGCTGGACAGCTTCTACTGTGATCTTCCTCAATTGATCAAACTTGCTTGTATAGACACCCACAGACTAGAGTTCATGGTCCTAGCCAACAATGGATTTATATCTGTGGCATCGTTCTTCATATTGATCATCTCCTACATTTTTATCTTGTTCACAGTGTGGAAACACTCAAGTGGTTTATCTAAGGCCCTGTCTACTTTATCAACTCATATCATGGTGGTGATTTTATTTTTCGGTCCTTGCATTTTTATTTATACCCGGCCTCATTCTACATCACACCTAGACAAGCACCTGACTTTTTTTGATGCGAGCCTCACTCCTTTCCTGAATTCAGTCATCTACACCTTGAGGAACAAAGACATGAAAGCTGCAATGAGGAGCGTCTGCAGTCAACTTCTTCtttacagaaagatttcttaa